Proteins encoded by one window of Geobacter sp. DSM 9736:
- a CDS encoding polyprenyl synthetase family protein: MDLKQYLKERCRLVDEALERYLPKEDELPSILHKSMRYSVFAGGKRIRPILMLAACESVGGDLSHAMPAACAMEMIHTYSLVHDDLPAMDDDDFRRGNPTNHKVFGEAVAILAGDALLTQAFILMSRNVNGSKPSAERLLAVIQEISCCAGSHGMVGGQVVDMESEGNQEIDLPTLQYIHTRKTGALMKASVKAGAILGGADDSAVSSLTRYGEAIGLAFQIADDILDIVGTTEELGKDAGSDEARGKATYPALMGLAESKRRAAELVDMALDALSSFDSKADPLREIARYIVARKS, from the coding sequence ATGGACCTGAAACAGTACCTGAAAGAACGGTGCAGGCTGGTGGACGAGGCGCTGGAGCGCTACCTTCCCAAAGAGGACGAACTCCCCTCCATTCTTCACAAATCGATGCGCTACTCCGTCTTCGCCGGGGGGAAGAGGATCCGTCCTATCCTCATGCTGGCCGCATGCGAATCGGTGGGGGGAGATCTGTCCCACGCGATGCCGGCGGCGTGCGCCATGGAGATGATTCACACATACTCTCTCGTTCACGATGATCTTCCCGCCATGGACGATGATGACTTCCGGCGAGGCAATCCGACGAACCATAAGGTTTTTGGAGAGGCGGTCGCCATCCTTGCGGGGGATGCACTACTTACCCAGGCGTTCATCCTCATGAGCAGGAATGTGAATGGATCGAAACCATCCGCCGAACGTCTCCTCGCGGTGATTCAGGAAATATCGTGCTGCGCAGGGTCGCACGGGATGGTCGGCGGTCAGGTCGTGGATATGGAGAGTGAAGGGAATCAGGAAATTGATCTTCCGACACTCCAGTACATCCACACCCGAAAGACCGGTGCCCTGATGAAGGCGTCGGTAAAAGCCGGAGCTATTCTCGGCGGCGCTGACGACTCGGCTGTTTCCTCCCTCACCAGGTACGGCGAAGCAATCGGTCTCGCCTTCCAGATAGCCGACGATATCCTCGACATAGTAGGGACTACCGAAGAACTCGGCAAGGATGCGGGGAGCGATGAGGCAAGGGGAAAAGCGACCTATCCCGCTCTAATGGGGCTTGCTGAATCTAAACGGCGAGCCGCCGAACTCGTTGACATGGCCCTGGATGCCCTTTCTTCATTCGATTCGAAGGCCGATCCGCTGCGGGAGATCGCCCGCTATATCGTGGCCAGAAAATCCTAG
- the xseA gene encoding exodeoxyribonuclease VII large subunit, whose amino-acid sequence MELFAEKRILTVSQLTSLIRGVLEENFEHVWVEGELSNCAVPASGHFYCTLRDSGAQLRCIMFKGAVRALRFRPRDGMRIIVRGRLTVYDQRGEYQLIAEYIEPQGIGALQMAFMQLKEKLAGEGLFEEEHKKSLPKLPQRIGIVTSPTGAAIHDILHVLNRRFTNVEILIRPVRVQGEGAAAEIAEAIEDFNRYGRVDVMIVGRGGGSLEDLWSFNEEVVARAIYRSTIPVISAVGHEVDFTIADFVADLRAPTPSAAAELVVRSKAELTAELESLEHRLGRVVSHSLRSLRGELKYLSGALKDPTLLVGHAAQRLDDLHGRLQRAARTDITRRREGISAMRTHLRLTNPALHVERGRELILTLTARSEKGIRRILEQSHEAAAVNGAKLHALSPLLTLARGYAVARRLPEGSLIIDSDRLTPGDRLDLRLHRGGATCVVEEVTGTEPPAERLP is encoded by the coding sequence GTGGAGCTGTTCGCCGAAAAGAGAATACTGACCGTGAGCCAGCTCACTTCCCTCATAAGGGGCGTTCTCGAAGAGAATTTCGAGCATGTCTGGGTTGAGGGGGAACTGTCCAATTGCGCCGTCCCTGCTTCCGGTCATTTTTACTGCACATTGCGGGATAGCGGAGCGCAGCTGCGCTGCATAATGTTCAAAGGCGCGGTCAGGGCACTACGCTTCAGACCCCGCGACGGGATGAGGATCATCGTCCGCGGAAGGCTCACTGTCTACGACCAGCGGGGGGAGTACCAGCTGATTGCCGAGTACATCGAGCCGCAGGGGATCGGGGCGCTTCAGATGGCCTTCATGCAGCTAAAGGAGAAACTCGCAGGTGAAGGTCTCTTCGAGGAAGAGCACAAGAAGTCTCTACCCAAGCTTCCCCAGCGGATCGGCATTGTCACCTCCCCGACTGGGGCTGCCATTCATGACATCCTTCATGTACTGAACCGCCGGTTCACGAACGTAGAGATTCTCATCCGACCGGTGAGGGTACAGGGTGAGGGGGCTGCCGCGGAGATTGCCGAGGCGATAGAAGACTTCAACCGGTACGGCCGGGTGGATGTCATGATCGTCGGGCGTGGCGGTGGGAGCCTGGAGGATCTATGGTCCTTCAACGAGGAGGTTGTGGCAAGGGCGATCTATCGCTCGACAATCCCCGTAATTTCTGCCGTGGGGCACGAAGTGGATTTTACCATCGCCGATTTTGTGGCAGATCTGCGGGCCCCGACACCATCGGCGGCTGCCGAGCTGGTGGTGCGGAGCAAGGCTGAGCTGACGGCTGAACTCGAATCGCTGGAACACCGGCTGGGGCGGGTTGTGTCACACAGTCTGCGGTCGCTGCGGGGGGAGCTGAAATATCTTTCAGGTGCATTGAAAGACCCGACCCTTCTCGTCGGGCACGCGGCACAGCGGCTGGACGACCTGCACGGGCGGCTCCAGCGTGCCGCTCGAACGGATATTACAAGAAGGCGCGAGGGTATATCGGCTATGCGGACTCACCTGCGCCTGACGAATCCGGCACTTCATGTGGAGCGTGGGAGAGAGCTGATTCTGACCCTTACCGCCAGGAGTGAAAAAGGAATTCGCCGTATTCTCGAACAGAGTCATGAAGCGGCAGCTGTAAACGGGGCGAAACTCCACGCACTTTCGCCGCTCCTTACGCTTGCCCGGGGGTATGCCGTGGCGCGCAGGCTCCCGGAAGGGTCACTGATAATTGACAGCGACCGGCTCACGCCGGGGGACCGGCTCGACCTGCGCCTGCACCGCGGTGGGGCAACCTGTGTAGTCGAAGAAGTGACAGGAACGGAGCCGCCTGCGGAGCGACTTCCTTGA
- a CDS encoding bifunctional diguanylate cyclase/phosphodiesterase has product MTRSFRIPLLIACIYALFGSLWVYVSDDILFKVTEDSIRLTRLATLKGLSYVAFTTFLLYYAVRVPLRKLFKVELELKSQKKELEMALARMAEEKAKTESIIAGIADGISIHDADYRIIYQNEALQNLLGNHVGKHCFQAYRGKTEVCGDCVLGDMFRDGKTRRIERTAIIGNKKFYLDNTVSPIRNAEGNIVAGLELIRDVTDRRNSDEKLRTTQEFLANLMELVPMPIYVTGTDGKLRMVNDAWEKFTGISREEAVASPIGRFFQNEVAQQFMRTEPATGDGTLPVTTEQFVNSGAGRQYFHTVKFPLHDSAGCVEAVGGILVDITERKRFEEQLVYQATHDYLTGLPNRNLLHERLDQALEFEYHNKGLLALLLLDLDNFKMINDTFGHPAGDLLLKDVADKLKHNLRQYDTFARLGGDEFVILIRDTERNLDIGRIAARILSMFDHPITLKGQEVFVTASIGIAMFPEDGESGELLLRNADAAMFHAKKKGKNNYQFFTEAINADVHERLAMETKLRRALEREEFSLHYQPRIEMSSGRISGMEALLRWQPDGGKLVSPAEFIPLLEETGLIVPVEEWVLRTACSQAKAWQDAGMQRLRLAVNISARHFSQENLPDKISQILFETGLEAESLEIELTESIIMKDVAESVRKLDALKRMGVTFSIDDFGTGYSSLSYLKRFPIDVLKIDRSFVDGIPHDSSDTTIATTVIAMAHNLNMSVVAEGVETMEQLAFLAENSCDEYQGFYFSKPLTAPDFARFLTTRKPVMRHAAT; this is encoded by the coding sequence GTGACAAGATCCTTCAGAATACCGCTGCTTATAGCATGCATCTACGCACTTTTCGGGTCGTTGTGGGTTTATGTTTCCGACGACATCCTCTTCAAGGTGACGGAGGATTCGATCCGTCTGACTCGCCTGGCGACGCTCAAAGGGCTCTCTTACGTCGCATTCACCACATTTCTCCTCTACTATGCGGTTCGCGTTCCTCTTCGGAAGCTCTTCAAGGTCGAGCTGGAGCTGAAAAGCCAGAAGAAGGAACTTGAGATGGCTCTGGCGCGGATGGCGGAGGAAAAAGCAAAAACCGAATCCATAATCGCCGGAATAGCCGACGGTATATCCATCCATGATGCCGACTATCGCATCATCTATCAGAACGAGGCTTTGCAGAACCTTCTGGGAAACCATGTAGGCAAACACTGTTTTCAAGCCTATCGCGGCAAAACTGAGGTTTGCGGAGACTGCGTTCTCGGAGATATGTTCAGGGACGGCAAGACACGAAGGATCGAACGCACCGCGATCATCGGGAATAAGAAATTCTATCTCGACAATACCGTCTCCCCGATCCGCAATGCAGAGGGTAATATTGTCGCGGGTCTGGAGCTGATCAGGGATGTAACGGATCGCCGTAATTCCGATGAAAAGCTTCGCACGACCCAGGAATTCCTTGCTAACCTCATGGAACTCGTGCCTATGCCCATATACGTGACCGGCACCGACGGAAAGCTCCGCATGGTCAACGACGCATGGGAGAAATTCACCGGAATTTCACGAGAAGAAGCGGTTGCAAGCCCCATCGGCCGCTTCTTTCAGAACGAGGTCGCACAGCAGTTCATGAGGACAGAGCCGGCTACGGGTGACGGAACCCTGCCTGTGACTACCGAGCAGTTCGTGAATTCCGGGGCCGGCCGGCAGTATTTCCATACGGTGAAGTTTCCTCTGCACGACTCGGCCGGATGCGTCGAGGCAGTAGGAGGTATCCTCGTCGATATAACAGAGCGCAAGAGGTTCGAAGAGCAGCTGGTATATCAGGCTACCCACGATTACCTGACGGGGCTCCCCAATCGCAACCTTCTCCATGAGCGACTCGATCAGGCCCTCGAATTCGAGTATCACAACAAGGGGCTGTTGGCGCTTCTTCTGCTCGATCTCGATAACTTCAAGATGATCAACGACACTTTTGGCCATCCGGCCGGCGATCTGCTCCTCAAGGATGTTGCAGACAAGTTGAAGCACAACCTGCGTCAGTACGACACTTTTGCGCGGCTCGGAGGGGACGAATTCGTAATACTCATCCGCGATACCGAACGGAATCTGGACATAGGCAGAATAGCCGCCCGCATCCTCTCCATGTTCGATCATCCCATTACCCTTAAAGGGCAGGAGGTTTTCGTTACCGCAAGCATAGGGATAGCAATGTTCCCTGAGGATGGTGAGAGTGGGGAACTGCTTCTCAGAAACGCCGATGCCGCCATGTTTCATGCTAAGAAAAAAGGAAAAAACAACTACCAGTTCTTCACCGAGGCTATTAATGCGGACGTTCACGAGCGGCTTGCCATGGAAACCAAGCTGCGTCGGGCACTTGAGCGGGAAGAATTCTCATTGCACTACCAGCCGCGGATCGAGATGTCTTCGGGGCGAATCAGCGGCATGGAGGCGCTCCTCAGATGGCAACCCGACGGCGGCAAGTTAGTCTCCCCTGCAGAGTTCATTCCGCTGCTAGAAGAAACCGGACTTATCGTACCGGTGGAAGAGTGGGTGCTGCGGACCGCTTGCAGCCAGGCGAAGGCATGGCAGGATGCCGGGATGCAGAGGCTGCGGCTTGCCGTCAATATTTCCGCCCGCCATTTTTCCCAGGAAAACCTCCCTGACAAGATTTCGCAGATTCTGTTCGAAACGGGGCTGGAGGCTGAATCTCTTGAAATCGAACTGACTGAGAGCATCATCATGAAGGATGTTGCCGAGTCCGTCCGCAAGCTCGATGCACTCAAGCGGATGGGGGTGACCTTTTCCATCGACGATTTCGGCACCGGCTACTCTTCTCTCAGCTACCTCAAGCGCTTTCCCATCGACGTACTTAAAATCGACCGTTCCTTCGTGGACGGAATACCCCATGATTCCAGCGACACGACCATCGCAACGACCGTCATCGCAATGGCCCACAACCTCAACATGTCGGTTGTGGCCGAGGGGGTCGAAACCATGGAGCAACTCGCCTTCCTCGCCGAGAACAGCTGCGACGAATACCAGGGGTTCTATTTTTCCAAGCCACTCACCGCGCCGGACTTCGCACGATTTCTCACCACTCGGAAGCCTGTAATGCGTCACGCCGCTACCTAA
- a CDS encoding J domain-containing protein — protein MTGKLHGVNSSEADEASGSGFKVRLGKVCYSFAMTYTELRDALETFKLSDRATLCEIKSRHRELVKLHHPDCGAPTEPGLISRINASYAVLLAYVNNYRFSFAEDEFYIQNPDEQLSRRFADPLWGER, from the coding sequence ATGACTGGAAAACTGCACGGGGTGAACAGTAGCGAGGCGGATGAAGCATCCGGATCGGGTTTCAAAGTGCGCCTCGGGAAAGTGTGCTATAGTTTCGCCATGACCTACACGGAACTGAGAGACGCACTGGAAACCTTCAAATTGTCGGATCGGGCGACCCTCTGCGAGATCAAGAGCAGGCACCGTGAACTGGTCAAGCTGCACCATCCTGACTGCGGCGCGCCCACGGAACCGGGTTTGATCTCCCGCATCAATGCCTCGTACGCTGTTCTTCTCGCCTATGTGAACAATTACCGCTTTTCTTTTGCCGAGGATGAGTTTTACATCCAGAATCCGGACGAACAGCTCTCCCGCCGCTTCGCTGATCCTTTATGGGGGGAGAGGTGA
- the dxs gene encoding 1-deoxy-D-xylulose-5-phosphate synthase, translating into MSLLKTIDSPQSLKALSPRELQALAQELRQEIIATCAANGGHLAPSLGVVELTLALHRVFESPQDRIVWDVGHQAYAHKLLTGRRERFATLRTFGGISGFPKRAESPHDVFDVGHSSTSISAALGMAAARDLKGGRNKVVAVIGDGSMTGGVAYEGLNHAGHLNKDLVVILNDNEMSIAENVGALSNFLSRSITSEFVHKIKKDVEGFLEGLDGLGRGMLKVAKRAEESLKGLFTPGMLFEAFGFEYIGPIDGHDIEELTRTLENVRRFDDAVLIHVLTRKGKGYSPAEENPSLFHGVGPFEVSSGKILKGKGGAASYTAVFGDTMKKIAADDDRIVAITAAMPDGTGLAGFGKDYPERFFDVGIAEQHGVTFAAGLAAGGLRPVFAVYSSFLQRAYDQVFHDVCLQNLPVTFAIDRAGVVGSDGPTHHGVFDLSYLRHLPNMILMAPKDENELQHMLFTAVNGNGPAAVRYPRGNGYGVPLDQQLHQVPLGKGEMLRGGSDATILAVGTMVRPSLEAAAILAGEGIEVSVCNARFIKPLDSELILAEARRTGVLCTVEENVLQGGFGSAVLELLEEAEMPGVRVARLGYPDRYVEQGEQPELRSIYGLDTGGIASAVRSLVTSDDWKTARGEQ; encoded by the coding sequence ATGTCTCTGCTCAAGACCATAGATTCACCCCAGTCGCTGAAAGCATTATCCCCCAGGGAGCTGCAAGCTCTCGCCCAGGAGCTGCGCCAGGAAATAATAGCTACCTGTGCTGCCAATGGCGGGCATCTGGCTCCGAGCCTGGGCGTGGTTGAACTCACCCTCGCGCTTCATCGGGTATTCGAGTCGCCCCAGGACCGGATAGTCTGGGATGTGGGACACCAGGCTTACGCTCATAAACTGCTGACCGGACGCAGGGAGAGGTTCGCGACGCTGCGCACCTTCGGTGGGATCAGCGGGTTTCCCAAACGCGCTGAGTCCCCTCACGATGTTTTCGATGTGGGGCACTCTTCAACCTCCATTTCCGCGGCCCTCGGGATGGCTGCGGCCCGTGATCTCAAGGGAGGACGGAACAAGGTTGTCGCCGTAATCGGCGACGGTTCCATGACCGGGGGAGTCGCCTATGAAGGACTCAACCATGCAGGGCACTTGAACAAGGACCTCGTCGTCATCCTCAATGACAACGAGATGTCCATCGCAGAAAATGTCGGCGCCCTCTCCAATTTTCTCAGCCGCTCCATCACGAGCGAGTTCGTTCACAAGATAAAGAAAGATGTTGAAGGTTTTCTGGAAGGACTGGATGGCCTCGGCCGGGGCATGCTGAAAGTAGCCAAGCGTGCCGAGGAGTCGCTCAAGGGGCTTTTCACACCGGGAATGCTGTTCGAGGCGTTCGGGTTCGAATACATCGGTCCCATAGACGGGCACGACATTGAAGAACTTACAAGGACTCTGGAGAACGTCAGGCGGTTCGACGACGCGGTGCTGATCCACGTGCTCACCCGGAAAGGAAAGGGGTATTCTCCGGCGGAAGAGAACCCGTCACTCTTTCATGGCGTCGGCCCTTTTGAAGTATCGAGCGGAAAGATACTGAAAGGGAAGGGGGGCGCTGCTTCATACACCGCGGTCTTCGGAGACACAATGAAGAAGATTGCCGCCGATGATGACAGGATTGTGGCGATAACCGCTGCTATGCCCGACGGCACGGGGCTTGCCGGCTTCGGAAAAGATTATCCGGAAAGGTTTTTCGACGTCGGTATTGCTGAGCAGCACGGCGTCACCTTTGCGGCCGGCCTTGCAGCCGGAGGGCTCAGGCCCGTTTTTGCGGTCTACTCATCCTTTCTGCAACGGGCATACGATCAGGTATTCCACGATGTCTGTCTTCAGAACCTGCCGGTCACTTTCGCCATCGACCGGGCCGGTGTGGTCGGCAGTGACGGGCCTACTCACCATGGGGTGTTCGATCTGAGCTACCTTCGCCATCTTCCCAATATGATCCTGATGGCGCCGAAGGATGAGAATGAACTGCAGCACATGCTCTTCACCGCGGTTAACGGCAACGGGCCTGCAGCCGTCCGCTATCCGCGGGGAAACGGCTATGGCGTGCCGCTCGACCAGCAGCTCCATCAGGTTCCTCTCGGGAAGGGGGAGATGCTGCGCGGTGGAAGCGATGCCACTATTCTCGCCGTGGGTACCATGGTGCGTCCTTCGCTCGAAGCGGCGGCCATCCTTGCCGGAGAAGGGATAGAGGTGTCCGTCTGCAATGCGAGATTCATCAAGCCCCTCGACTCCGAGCTCATCCTGGCCGAGGCCCGACGGACAGGTGTACTCTGCACGGTAGAGGAAAATGTCCTTCAGGGTGGATTCGGGTCAGCGGTTCTGGAGTTGCTTGAGGAGGCAGAGATGCCTGGGGTACGGGTGGCACGCCTCGGGTACCCGGACCGTTACGTGGAACAGGGTGAGCAGCCGGAGCTCCGCTCTATTTACGGGCTGGATACGGGCGGCATAGCATCGGCGGTAAGAAGCCTTGTGACCTCCGATGACTGGAAAACTGCACGGGGTGAACAGTAG
- a CDS encoding exodeoxyribonuclease VII small subunit translates to MAVEKFETALKKLEEVVRRLEEGELSLEESLRAFEEGVKYAAFCTRKLDEAEKKVELLLKQKNGGFIKEEFRLDE, encoded by the coding sequence ATGGCTGTCGAGAAATTTGAAACGGCGCTGAAAAAACTTGAAGAGGTGGTCCGGCGACTGGAAGAAGGGGAGCTTTCCCTGGAAGAGTCACTCCGGGCTTTCGAAGAAGGGGTAAAATACGCGGCCTTTTGTACCCGAAAACTGGACGAGGCGGAGAAAAAGGTCGAACTCCTCCTCAAACAGAAGAATGGCGGCTTCATAAAGGAGGAGTTCCGGCTCGACGAGTGA
- a CDS encoding Rrf2 family transcriptional regulator: MMELTRKGEYAIRGIIYLARLPKGKVALISEIAEATCVPQTFLAKIFQSFAKLGLVNSYRGTGGGFVLGRPPGQITLREVVEAVEGPIMPNRCLIADGGCDHDRKCLVHPVWRKVQQEVISILDGVSIEDLAREVADGVNRS; encoded by the coding sequence ATGATGGAGCTGACCCGCAAGGGTGAATATGCAATCAGGGGCATTATCTATCTGGCGCGCCTCCCTAAGGGGAAGGTAGCGCTCATCAGCGAGATTGCGGAAGCCACGTGCGTTCCGCAAACATTCCTGGCAAAGATATTCCAGAGCTTCGCAAAACTCGGCCTAGTCAACTCCTACCGCGGCACTGGCGGTGGATTCGTTCTTGGCAGGCCGCCGGGGCAGATCACTCTGCGGGAGGTCGTGGAGGCGGTTGAGGGTCCCATCATGCCGAACCGTTGCCTGATAGCTGATGGTGGGTGCGATCATGACAGAAAGTGTCTTGTTCACCCCGTGTGGCGGAAAGTGCAGCAGGAAGTTATTTCTATTCTCGACGGAGTCAGCATCGAGGATCTGGCGCGCGAGGTGGCCGACGGCGTCAACAGAAGCTAG
- a CDS encoding tetratricopeptide repeat protein, with the protein MVRYFFPEAFVRVLFAGFLILSCTSPPASADDPISLNNYANELLKKQEYEKALEQLRKAFSLYPYEPTLRRNLAEAYAYVGNRQLEKNSYEEAAATFDRARELFPDEVKYVMMRGVALYLAKNYDAAQIELERARSNGGETAEVLFFLGRARYDTGSLSGAIELWEQALQLDPTRKVIQEALEKARRESKVEAGMDRGYSSRFTVSYDTGTSSDLADSILSTLEDAYNQVGSDLSHFPTSRVPLIIYTKKDYRTITTSPEWSGGLYDGKIRLPVGGASKLTPLLQGVLFHEYTHVVVQELAAGRCPTWLNEGLAEYEERRVFERPLTELKRRIRQGSVLSFDTLERSFASLATNDVVLAYEQSYSLVSYMISTYGWHKVRDILVNLGAGMNQESAVTAALEDFGLDFRKVVEEWTAFAAKEFAE; encoded by the coding sequence ATGGTACGTTACTTTTTCCCAGAAGCTTTCGTGCGTGTCCTATTCGCCGGCTTCCTTATTCTCTCCTGCACATCCCCGCCGGCCTCAGCCGACGATCCAATTTCTCTCAACAACTACGCTAACGAACTCCTCAAGAAGCAAGAGTATGAGAAAGCCCTGGAACAGCTCCGGAAGGCCTTCAGCTTGTATCCGTATGAGCCGACCCTGCGCAGGAACCTTGCGGAGGCGTACGCCTACGTCGGGAATCGGCAACTGGAGAAGAACTCGTACGAGGAGGCCGCCGCCACCTTTGACCGGGCCCGCGAGCTTTTCCCGGATGAGGTCAAATACGTGATGATGCGGGGGGTGGCGCTCTACCTTGCCAAAAACTACGATGCTGCCCAGATCGAGCTTGAGCGGGCACGAAGTAACGGGGGGGAAACAGCCGAGGTCCTGTTCTTCCTCGGACGTGCTCGCTACGACACCGGGAGCCTTTCAGGAGCCATCGAGTTGTGGGAGCAAGCCCTTCAGTTGGATCCGACAAGGAAGGTGATTCAGGAGGCACTGGAAAAGGCGCGCAGGGAGTCCAAGGTGGAGGCAGGGATGGACAGAGGCTACAGTTCCCGCTTCACCGTTTCCTACGATACTGGCACCAGCTCCGATCTCGCCGACAGTATCCTTTCCACCCTCGAAGATGCCTACAATCAGGTAGGTTCCGATCTTTCCCATTTTCCCACCTCGCGTGTCCCGCTGATAATCTATACGAAGAAGGACTACCGCACCATAACGACGAGCCCGGAGTGGTCCGGAGGCCTGTATGACGGGAAAATCCGCCTTCCGGTTGGGGGGGCGAGCAAGCTGACTCCCTTGCTGCAAGGTGTTCTGTTCCACGAATATACCCATGTCGTTGTCCAGGAACTGGCGGCCGGAAGGTGCCCTACCTGGTTGAACGAGGGGCTTGCGGAATATGAGGAACGCCGTGTCTTCGAAAGGCCCCTCACTGAGCTGAAACGCAGGATTCGGCAAGGCAGTGTGTTGTCCTTCGATACGCTGGAAAGATCCTTTGCGTCCCTTGCGACAAATGACGTAGTACTGGCCTACGAGCAGAGCTATTCGCTGGTGTCCTACATGATCTCGACATACGGCTGGCACAAGGTGCGGGATATTCTTGTCAACCTGGGCGCCGGAATGAATCAGGAATCCGCCGTAACAGCAGCTCTGGAGGATTTCGGTCTGGATTTCCGGAAGGTGGTGGAGGAATGGACAGCGTTCGCGGCAAAGGAATTCGCGGAGTAG
- the ettA gene encoding energy-dependent translational throttle protein EttA, which translates to MSTEPNKIIYTMMRVSKYYDKKPVIKDISLSYFYGAKIGVIGLNGSGKSSLLRIMAGVDKDFNGQAVLSPGYTVGFLEQEPQLDEKKTVREVVEEGCRETVDLLREFNEITEKFSDPDADFDKLMERQAQVQEKLDHLDAWDLDSRLEMAMDALRCPPADTQVSVLSGGEKRRVALCRLLLQKPDILLLDEPTNHLDAESVAWLEHHLQSYEGTIIAVTHDRYFLDNVAGWILELDRGEGIPWKGNYSSWLEQKEKRLATEEKQESERRKTLQRELDWIRMSPKGRHAKSKARIASYEQLLTQESEKRARDLEIYLPPGPRLGNVVIEAEDVSKAYGDRLLVEGMSFRLPPGGIVGVIGPNGAGKTTLFRMITGQEKADSGAIRVGDSVKLAYVDQSRTLDQDRTIWEVITDGQDTLQLGKQQVNSRAYVARFNFSGSDQQKKVGLLSGGERNRVHLARMLKEGANVLLLDEPTNDLDVNTMRALEEALENFAGCAVVISHDRWFLDRIATHILAFEGESKVVWFDGNYSEYEADRKARLGVDADQPHRIKYRQLTRG; encoded by the coding sequence ATGAGTACCGAACCGAACAAGATCATCTATACCATGATGCGGGTTTCCAAGTATTACGACAAGAAACCGGTCATAAAGGACATTTCACTCTCCTATTTTTACGGGGCGAAGATCGGTGTCATCGGACTTAACGGCTCCGGTAAGAGCTCGCTTCTCAGGATCATGGCAGGGGTGGATAAGGATTTCAACGGCCAGGCCGTTCTCTCCCCCGGTTACACAGTTGGGTTCCTGGAGCAGGAACCGCAGCTGGACGAGAAGAAGACGGTGCGGGAGGTGGTCGAGGAGGGATGCCGGGAGACGGTAGATCTGCTTCGGGAGTTCAACGAGATTACAGAGAAGTTCTCCGATCCGGATGCGGATTTCGACAAGCTCATGGAACGTCAGGCGCAGGTGCAGGAGAAGCTCGATCATCTCGATGCCTGGGATCTGGACTCCCGGCTTGAGATGGCCATGGACGCTCTTCGGTGTCCTCCTGCCGATACGCAGGTGAGCGTTCTGTCGGGGGGAGAAAAGAGGCGGGTTGCGCTGTGCCGGCTCCTTCTCCAGAAGCCGGACATTCTGCTTCTCGACGAACCGACCAACCATCTCGATGCCGAGTCTGTAGCTTGGCTGGAGCATCACCTTCAGAGTTACGAGGGGACCATTATTGCCGTCACCCATGATCGTTACTTTCTGGACAATGTTGCCGGGTGGATCCTGGAACTCGACAGGGGTGAGGGGATTCCCTGGAAGGGTAACTACTCGTCCTGGCTCGAACAGAAGGAAAAACGCCTGGCGACGGAAGAGAAACAGGAAAGCGAGCGGCGAAAGACTCTCCAGCGAGAGCTGGATTGGATCAGGATGTCCCCAAAGGGTCGTCATGCCAAGAGCAAGGCACGTATTGCCTCGTACGAGCAGCTCCTCACCCAGGAGAGCGAAAAGCGTGCGCGGGACCTTGAAATCTACCTTCCGCCCGGGCCAAGGCTCGGGAATGTGGTTATCGAGGCTGAAGACGTAAGCAAAGCCTATGGCGATCGTCTGCTCGTGGAGGGGATGTCCTTTCGCCTGCCTCCCGGGGGGATTGTCGGCGTTATCGGCCCTAACGGTGCGGGTAAGACAACGTTGTTCAGGATGATAACCGGTCAGGAAAAGGCGGATTCCGGAGCGATACGTGTGGGAGATTCGGTAAAGCTTGCTTATGTGGACCAGAGCAGGACGCTTGATCAGGATAGGACCATCTGGGAGGTTATAACCGACGGTCAGGATACCCTTCAACTCGGGAAGCAGCAGGTAAATTCGCGTGCCTATGTCGCTCGGTTCAACTTCTCCGGCAGCGATCAGCAGAAGAAAGTGGGACTCCTTTCGGGGGGGGAGCGGAACCGGGTGCATCTTGCCCGGATGCTAAAGGAAGGGGCAAACGTTCTGCTTCTCGATGAGCCGACCAATGATCTCGATGTCAACACCATGCGGGCACTGGAGGAGGCTTTGGAGAATTTCGCCGGATGTGCTGTGGTGATCAGCCACGACCGCTGGTTCCTTGACCGGATCGCCACACACATCCTCGCATTCGAGGGGGAGAGCAAGGTTGTATGGTTTGACGGCAACTACTCTGAATATGAAGCCGACAGGAAAGCGCGGCTTGGGGTGGACGCGGACCAGCCGCATCGGATAAAGTACCGGCAGCTGACGCGGGGTTGA